From a region of the Bacillota bacterium genome:
- a CDS encoding amidohydrolase, producing MTSFLKDQVRQAIAARAPEVIALAEEVFRHPELGFKETRTAALMAERLAALGLRPETGLGITGVRAVLDFGRPGPTVAILGELDAVVCYQHPAADPETGAVHACGHHGQLAAVWAAAAGLSIPELRPHLCGRVVFWAVPAEEYVEIEFRQRLRKEGKITFLGGKQELIARGLLDDVDLAMLCHADSDNPGRKAKVGGTCNGFIGKLASFEGKEAHAGGAPHQGVNALNAAILGIMGIHCQRETFRDEDHVRVHPILTRGGDLVNIVPADVRLETYVRAATTEAMADANRKVNRALRAGALAVGARVHIEDLPGYLPMRNDPNLTRVFSENLGLLIGPENITCEEHMSGSTDMGDVSHLIPAIHPSIGGIAGRAHARDFRVVDGEMAYVIPAQAMAMTVVDLLAGDGGLASRIMADFRPPVADREEYVRLWEKLIAPEGVS from the coding sequence GTGACCTCCTTCCTGAAGGACCAGGTGCGACAGGCCATCGCGGCCCGGGCTCCGGAAGTGATTGCCCTGGCCGAAGAAGTGTTCCGCCATCCCGAACTGGGATTCAAAGAAACCCGCACGGCGGCCCTGATGGCCGAGAGGCTGGCGGCCCTGGGCCTGCGGCCCGAGACGGGGCTCGGCATCACGGGAGTGCGGGCGGTGCTGGATTTCGGTCGCCCCGGCCCCACGGTGGCCATCCTGGGGGAACTTGACGCCGTGGTGTGCTACCAGCACCCAGCTGCCGATCCCGAAACCGGGGCCGTACACGCCTGTGGCCACCACGGGCAACTGGCCGCTGTGTGGGCGGCGGCGGCCGGCCTGAGCATACCCGAGTTGCGCCCGCACCTTTGCGGTCGGGTGGTGTTCTGGGCGGTTCCCGCCGAGGAGTACGTGGAGATAGAGTTTCGCCAGCGCCTGCGCAAAGAAGGAAAGATCACGTTCCTGGGGGGCAAGCAAGAGCTCATCGCCCGGGGGCTGCTGGATGATGTGGACCTGGCCATGCTTTGTCATGCCGACTCGGACAACCCGGGGCGCAAAGCCAAGGTAGGGGGGACGTGCAACGGCTTCATCGGCAAGCTGGCCAGCTTCGAGGGAAAGGAGGCACACGCGGGGGGCGCTCCCCACCAGGGCGTGAATGCCCTCAACGCGGCCATACTCGGGATCATGGGGATTCACTGCCAGCGGGAAACATTCCGGGACGAGGATCACGTGCGGGTACATCCCATCCTCACCAGGGGCGGGGACCTGGTCAACATCGTACCCGCTGACGTGCGCCTGGAAACGTACGTGAGGGCAGCCACCACCGAGGCCATGGCGGACGCCAACCGCAAGGTTAACCGGGCCCTTCGGGCAGGTGCCCTGGCAGTGGGCGCCCGGGTGCACATCGAGGACCTCCCGGGGTACCTGCCCATGCGCAATGACCCTAATCTCACCCGGGTATTCTCGGAAAACCTGGGCTTGCTCATCGGCCCGGAGAACATCACGTGCGAGGAGCACATGAGCGGATCCACGGATATGGGGGATGTCAGCCACCTCATTCCCGCCATCCATCCTTCCATAGGGGGTATCGCCGGGCGGGCTCACGCCCGCGACTTCCGCGTGGTCGATGGGGAGATGGCCTACGTCATACCCGCCCAGGCCATGGCCATGACGGTGGTCGACCTTTTGGCCGGGGATGGGGGGTTGGCGTCGCGGATCATGGCAGACTTTCGACCCCCGGTGGCGGACCGGGAAGAATACGTGAGATTGTGGGAGAAACTCATCGCTCCCGAGGGGGTTTCCTAG